The Bacillus sp. Y1 genome has a window encoding:
- a CDS encoding amidase domain-containing protein — MRKQLQVLLEKRVKQCVTKTRDINEECEKIKMKKQGLAEREGEIVKAKASGKIQNIEHVADIAHVYYQVHFQYLINHKGTLYIEEEIEERKAEFYKGTLVDDEELSPDFTVEKAETSINEVFDERLSFEYDRLNAVKYAETWWNSYNPRFSKFTNDCTNYISQCLRAGGAPMTGYPNRSKGWWMQNNSWTYSWTVAHSFRWYLPNARVGLRAVEVNRPEELKLGDIICYDFEGDGRFNHTTIVTAKDADGMPLVNAHTTNSRKRYWAYKDSTAYTPNIKYIFLQINDDV; from the coding sequence GTGAGAAAACAGCTTCAAGTGTTACTCGAGAAAAGGGTCAAGCAATGTGTAACCAAAACACGAGATATTAACGAGGAATGTGAGAAAATAAAGATGAAGAAACAAGGGCTAGCAGAGAGAGAAGGAGAAATTGTTAAAGCCAAAGCTAGCGGCAAAATACAGAACATAGAGCATGTAGCAGACATCGCTCACGTTTATTACCAGGTTCACTTTCAGTACCTGATTAACCATAAAGGAACATTATATATAGAGGAAGAAATAGAGGAAAGAAAAGCAGAGTTTTATAAAGGAACATTGGTTGATGATGAGGAACTCTCCCCAGATTTTACTGTAGAAAAAGCAGAAACAAGTATTAATGAGGTATTTGATGAACGACTGAGCTTTGAATACGACCGTTTAAATGCTGTGAAATATGCGGAAACATGGTGGAACAGTTATAATCCGCGCTTTAGTAAGTTTACGAACGACTGTACGAACTATATATCCCAATGTCTTCGCGCTGGAGGGGCACCGATGACGGGGTATCCTAACCGATCAAAGGGCTGGTGGATGCAAAATAATAGTTGGACGTATAGCTGGACAGTTGCCCACTCTTTCCGGTGGTATTTGCCGAATGCTAGGGTAGGATTGCGGGCAGTTGAAGTGAATCGACCAGAAGAATTGAAGTTAGGTGATATTATTTGTTATGACTTCGAGGGGGATGGGAGATTTAATCATACAACGATTGTAACAGCAAAGGACGCAGACGGAATGCCGCTCGTAAACGCACATACAACGAATAGTAGAAAAAGATATTGGGCGTATAAAGATTCAACGGCATATACACCAAATATCAAATATATCTTTTTGCAAATTAATGACGATGTATGA
- the trmL gene encoding tRNA (uridine(34)/cytosine(34)/5-carboxymethylaminomethyluridine(34)-2'-O)-methyltransferase TrmL: MPNHIVLFQPQIPSNTGNIARTCAATDTTLHLIRPLGFSTDDKQLKRAGLDYWDAVTIHYYDSLEEFYEKNAGGEFFYLTKFGKKNYTSFDYSDSEKEYYFIFGRETTGLPQEVREKNLDRALRIPMNDEHVRSLNLSNTAAILVYEALRQQNYLHLT; the protein is encoded by the coding sequence ATGCCAAACCATATCGTACTATTTCAACCACAAATCCCTTCTAATACAGGGAACATCGCTCGTACATGTGCTGCAACAGATACAACACTACATTTGATTCGACCGCTTGGTTTTTCAACAGACGATAAACAATTAAAGCGTGCGGGATTAGATTATTGGGATGCGGTAACCATCCATTACTATGATTCATTAGAAGAATTTTATGAAAAGAATGCAGGCGGGGAATTTTTCTACTTAACGAAATTTGGAAAGAAAAACTATACATCCTTTGATTATAGTGATTCAGAAAAAGAATATTATTTCATCTTCGGTCGTGAAACAACTGGATTGCCACAAGAGGTGAGAGAGAAAAACCTTGATCGAGCGTTAAGAATTCCTATGAATGATGAGCATGTACGTTCATTGAATTTATCAAACACGGCAGCTATTTTAGTGTATGAGGCATTAAGACAGCAAAACTATCTACACCTAACATAA
- the nfsA gene encoding oxygen-insensitive NADPH nitroreductase, with protein MNTVIETILNHRSIRSFEDKPLTREQIEIIVESAQAASTSSYIQAYSIIGVTDREKKKKLAELAGNQTYVEENGHFFVFCADLYRHEYIGKMEGKDVIASIESTEKFMVALIDASLAAQNASLAAESLGLGICYIGGIRNNLEEVGRLLNIPERVIPLFGLAIGYTKKVTDKKPRLPLSHVYHEEQYNIANYEQELTSYNNVISSYYKERTGGKRTDTWTGQMANMLEKKSRMYMKNYVEGQKLNKQ; from the coding sequence GTGAATACAGTCATTGAAACGATATTAAATCATCGGTCAATCAGGAGCTTTGAGGACAAGCCATTAACTCGTGAACAGATTGAGATCATCGTTGAAAGTGCTCAGGCAGCATCTACTTCTAGTTACATACAGGCATACAGCATCATTGGTGTAACCGATCGTGAGAAAAAGAAAAAGTTAGCAGAGCTTGCAGGAAATCAAACCTATGTGGAGGAAAATGGACACTTTTTTGTTTTCTGTGCGGATTTATACCGTCATGAATACATTGGAAAAATGGAAGGAAAGGATGTAATTGCTTCCATTGAAAGCACAGAAAAATTTATGGTAGCTCTGATTGATGCATCATTAGCTGCTCAAAATGCAAGTTTAGCAGCAGAATCTTTAGGTCTAGGAATTTGTTATATTGGTGGCATAAGAAATAATCTAGAAGAAGTAGGAAGATTACTGAATATACCTGAGCGGGTGATTCCGTTATTTGGTTTAGCAATCGGTTATACTAAAAAAGTAACAGATAAGAAACCACGGTTGCCACTTTCACATGTGTATCATGAAGAGCAATATAATATCGCAAATTATGAACAGGAACTCACAAGCTATAATAACGTAATTTCTAGCTACTATAAGGAAAGAACGGGTGGAAAGCGTACTGACACGTGGACTGGGCAAATGGCCAATATGCTTGAGAAGAAATCAAGAATGTATATGAAGAATTATGTAGAAGGGCAAAAATTAAATAAACAATAA
- a CDS encoding PrkA family serine protein kinase, giving the protein MDILKKIEMFRQEEEKLKWEGTFAEYLEIVKESPWVAQSAHSRVYNMIKDAGIEKDGTSKKYEFFSNQLFGLEESLERLVEEYFHPSAKRLDVRKRILLLMGPVSGGKSTLVTMLKRGLEAYSHSERGAVFAIKGCPMHEDPLHLIPHHLRKDFYDEYGIRIEGNLSPLNTMRVEQEYGGRIEDVIVERIFFSEDKRVGIGTFSPSDPKSQDIADLTGSIDFSTIAEYGSESDPRAYRFDGELNKANRGMMEFQEMLKCDEKFLWHLLSLTQEGNFKAGRFALISADELIVAHTNETEYRSFISNKKNEALHSRIIVMPVPYNLKVSQEEKIYAKMIGESDVSHVHIAPHTLRVAAMFTILTRLKEPKKGDIDLVKKMRLYDGENVEGFSSADVDELKKEYADEGMSGIDPRYVINRISSTIIRKEMSSINALDVLRSLKEGLDQHASITPELKEKYLNYISLARKEYDDIAKKEVQKAFVYSYEESAKTLMDNYLDNVEAYCNKAKLRDILTGEEINPDEKLMRSIEEQIGISENAKKAFREEILIRISAYARKGKRFDYNSHDRLREAIQKKLFADLKDVVKITTSTKTPDEQQLKKVNEVVARLIDEHGYNSTSANELLRYVGSLLNR; this is encoded by the coding sequence ATGGATATCTTAAAAAAGATCGAAATGTTTAGACAAGAAGAGGAAAAGTTAAAGTGGGAAGGTACATTTGCAGAGTATTTAGAAATTGTGAAGGAAAGTCCATGGGTAGCACAGTCGGCACATTCTCGCGTTTATAATATGATCAAAGATGCTGGAATTGAAAAAGACGGGACGAGTAAAAAATATGAATTTTTCAGTAACCAGTTATTTGGTTTAGAGGAGTCGTTAGAGAGATTAGTCGAGGAATATTTTCACCCGTCTGCCAAACGTTTAGATGTTAGAAAGAGAATTCTTTTGCTTATGGGACCAGTTAGTGGAGGGAAATCCACTTTAGTTACAATGCTAAAGCGTGGATTAGAGGCATATTCGCATTCAGAACGAGGCGCTGTTTTTGCGATTAAAGGCTGTCCGATGCACGAAGATCCATTACATCTCATTCCGCACCATTTAAGAAAAGATTTTTACGATGAATATGGTATTCGAATTGAAGGGAATTTGTCTCCTTTAAATACGATGAGAGTGGAACAGGAGTATGGAGGAAGAATTGAGGATGTCATTGTCGAGCGTATTTTCTTCTCTGAAGATAAGCGTGTGGGGATTGGAACATTCAGTCCATCCGATCCAAAATCACAGGATATTGCTGATCTAACAGGTAGTATCGACTTTTCAACCATTGCTGAATATGGATCAGAATCTGATCCAAGAGCTTATCGATTTGATGGAGAATTAAATAAAGCCAATCGAGGAATGATGGAGTTCCAGGAGATGTTAAAATGTGATGAGAAATTCTTATGGCACTTACTTTCTCTCACACAAGAAGGGAATTTCAAAGCCGGTCGCTTTGCACTCATTTCAGCAGATGAGTTAATTGTGGCTCATACGAATGAAACGGAGTATCGCTCGTTTATTTCAAATAAGAAAAACGAAGCATTACACTCACGTATTATCGTTATGCCTGTTCCATATAACTTAAAAGTAAGTCAGGAAGAGAAAATTTACGCAAAAATGATTGGTGAAAGTGATGTATCACATGTTCACATAGCCCCACATACTTTACGAGTTGCTGCCATGTTCACCATCTTAACTCGATTAAAGGAACCGAAAAAAGGTGACATTGATTTAGTGAAGAAAATGCGTCTTTACGATGGAGAGAATGTCGAAGGCTTCTCAAGCGCTGATGTAGATGAGTTGAAGAAGGAATATGCGGATGAGGGAATGAGTGGAATTGACCCTCGTTACGTGATCAATCGTATTTCTTCTACAATTATTAGAAAAGAAATGTCTTCTATTAATGCACTAGATGTTCTTCGTTCTTTAAAAGAGGGCTTAGATCAACATGCATCAATTACTCCAGAGTTAAAAGAGAAGTATTTAAATTATATTTCGCTTGCTCGTAAGGAGTATGATGACATTGCGAAAAAAGAAGTCCAAAAAGCATTTGTATACTCGTATGAAGAGTCTGCAAAAACGCTTATGGACAATTACTTGGATAATGTAGAGGCATACTGTAATAAGGCGAAGCTCCGCGATATACTAACTGGTGAAGAAATCAATCCAGATGAGAAACTTATGCGTTCCATTGAAGAGCAGATTGGTATTTCTGAAAATGCGAAAAAAGCATTCCGAGAAGAAATTTTAATTCGTATTTCTGCCTATGCAAGAAAGGGCAAGCGTTTTGACTACAATTCTCACGATCGTCTACGTGAAGCGATTCAGAAGAAGCTGTTTGCTGACTTAAAGGATGTTGTGAAAATTACAACCTCCACAAAGACACCAGATGAGCAACAGCTGAAAAAGGTTAATGAAGTAGTAGCAAGATTAATTGATGAGCACGGCTATAATTCTACCTCTGCAAACGAACTGCTTCGTTATGTTGGTAGCTTGTTAAACCGATAA
- the yhbH gene encoding sporulation protein YhbH, whose protein sequence is MADVNNHQFVISQEDWSLHRKGYDDQQRHQEKVQEAIRNNLPDLVSEENIVMSNGREVVKIPIRSLDEYKIRYNYDKNKHVGQGDGESQIGDVVARDGSANQKGPGKGQGAGDQAGEDYFEAEVSLMDIEEALFKELELPNLKKKEKSENVVEDIEFNDIRKTGLMGNIDKKRTMMTAYKRNAMTGKASFHPIYREDLKFKTWNEIIKPDSKAVVLAMMDTSGSMGLWEKYMARSFFFWMTRFLRTKYETVEIEFIAHHTEAKVVSEEDFFSKGESGGTICSSAYRKSLELIETKYDPAKFNIYPFHFSDGDNLTSDNARCVKLVEELMKVSNMFGYGEVNQYNRHSTLMSAYKNIKHEDFRYYILKQKSDVFHAMKSFFKKEENKQFA, encoded by the coding sequence ATGGCAGATGTAAATAACCATCAATTTGTGATTTCGCAAGAAGACTGGTCCCTCCACCGAAAAGGCTATGACGACCAACAGAGGCATCAGGAGAAGGTTCAGGAAGCGATCCGTAACAATTTACCAGACCTAGTATCAGAGGAAAATATTGTTATGTCGAATGGTCGAGAAGTGGTGAAAATCCCGATCCGCTCACTGGATGAATACAAAATTCGTTATAATTATGATAAAAACAAACATGTAGGCCAAGGAGATGGAGAAAGCCAAATTGGTGATGTCGTAGCGAGAGATGGATCCGCAAATCAAAAGGGACCTGGAAAAGGGCAAGGAGCAGGAGATCAGGCGGGAGAAGACTATTTTGAAGCAGAAGTGTCTTTAATGGACATTGAGGAAGCACTGTTTAAGGAGTTGGAACTGCCTAATTTAAAAAAGAAGGAAAAGTCCGAAAACGTTGTAGAGGATATTGAATTTAATGATATCCGAAAAACGGGTTTGATGGGGAACATTGATAAGAAAAGAACGATGATGACCGCTTATAAGCGAAATGCAATGACAGGCAAGGCCAGCTTTCATCCTATTTATAGAGAAGATTTGAAATTTAAAACTTGGAATGAGATTATTAAGCCAGATTCCAAGGCAGTTGTGCTAGCAATGATGGATACAAGTGGCTCAATGGGTCTTTGGGAAAAGTATATGGCTCGAAGCTTTTTCTTCTGGATGACAAGATTTTTACGAACAAAGTACGAAACAGTAGAGATCGAGTTTATTGCTCATCATACCGAGGCAAAGGTTGTTTCTGAAGAGGACTTCTTTTCTAAAGGAGAAAGCGGAGGAACGATTTGTTCATCTGCTTACCGTAAATCATTAGAACTTATTGAAACAAAATACGATCCTGCAAAATTTAATATCTATCCATTCCATTTCTCAGATGGAGATAATTTAACCTCTGATAACGCACGTTGTGTGAAGTTGGTAGAGGAATTAATGAAAGTGTCCAATATGTTTGGATACGGAGAAGTAAATCAATATAACCGCCACTCGACCCTAATGTCCGCGTATAAAAACATCAAACATGAAGACTTCAGATACTATATCCTCAAACAGAAATCCGATGTGTTCCATGCAATGAAAAGCTTCTTCAAGAAAGAAGAAAATAAACAATTTGCTTAA
- a CDS encoding Cof-type HAD-IIB family hydrolase, which produces MTEYRVVFLDIDGTILRPDDSIEDSTKKAISQLKDQDIEVILATGRPLHEITDLGEELNIHSYIAYNGAFAIYKGKEIFKENMQIEEVNSFLRIAEKHEHDLVIYTHNKNYFLDQEAKRVKDFQKAFHLRKNDQYHQSIQKEVLGITIITSDEDGDVPYHSIEGIHYAKVNVPGFTTCYDVIRDHVNKGVAVNAVIEHLGFQKEQAIAFGDGMNDKEMLSNVGEGFAMGSGNPELFSYAKHVTTGVDHSGIFNGLKSLGLVK; this is translated from the coding sequence ATGACGGAATACAGAGTTGTTTTTCTAGACATTGACGGAACTATTTTACGACCAGATGACTCCATTGAGGATTCAACAAAGAAGGCCATCAGCCAGTTGAAGGATCAAGACATTGAAGTAATTCTAGCAACAGGAAGGCCACTTCATGAAATAACTGATCTTGGTGAAGAATTAAACATCCATTCATACATAGCCTATAATGGTGCCTTTGCCATTTACAAAGGTAAAGAAATCTTTAAAGAAAATATGCAAATAGAAGAAGTGAATTCCTTTTTACGTATTGCTGAAAAACATGAGCATGATCTTGTTATTTACACCCATAATAAGAACTATTTCCTTGACCAAGAAGCTAAGAGAGTAAAGGATTTTCAAAAAGCCTTTCATTTGAGAAAGAACGACCAATATCATCAATCCATTCAAAAAGAAGTACTCGGAATTACAATCATTACATCTGACGAAGATGGCGATGTACCTTATCATTCAATTGAAGGCATACACTATGCAAAGGTGAATGTTCCAGGTTTCACCACCTGTTACGATGTCATCCGTGACCATGTAAACAAAGGAGTAGCTGTCAATGCTGTGATTGAACATCTTGGCTTTCAAAAAGAACAGGCAATTGCATTTGGAGATGGGATGAATGATAAAGAAATGCTCTCGAATGTAGGTGAAGGTTTTGCTATGGGAAGTGGAAATCCGGAGCTTTTTTCATACGCGAAGCATGTTACAACAGGTGTTGACCATTCAGGCATTTTCAATGGTTTGAAATCATTAGGTTTAGTGAAATAA
- a CDS encoding diguanylate cyclase codes for MPYHLILDGVMVVAYFFIAAQLSKNILTLNSPIPQKMIAGGLAGAFSLLLWMFVPGAQEVDLSFYHLPILIIGLFGGGAALICAMTIVFGGLSVKLGGAIIVVPSVYFLVGMWFLLSILNRKIDNIWNKWVYSITLVTILSYFFDYYRFANQDSTPFWAFAMLSALTGTFSMYLILHVHRSRVAYTELERKNQKLSEQHDEILLKQSELSLTKQKFQTVVESVREVIFQTNREGKIVFLNAAWEELTLYKVEDSLNKHYLYYVVPEERTRNSKKISKLIDEKQARTRLEIKFYTKKHDVLWMELNISFSYDSDGNLLGTFGTMTDITERHKSEQILSKTLKELEDIKFAMDESVVVMVTDPTGVILMVNDLFCSISGYTKEELIGKPQQLLNSGYHPQSFYKTMWETLNRKEVWRGELRNKSKNGSYYWVDSVIVPLLNEEGEVHQFVTIQSNITKRKLAEQKLVEANDLLLKLSSVDGLTGINNRRSFDERLAFEWDKGCRTQTSSPLSAILLDVDHFKLFNDHYGHQQGDDCLKKVARLMVRELPRTTDFGARYGGEEFVILLPDTGLLEATTIAEEIRKGILSLQIEHEKSKVSPMITASLGVASIIPSEDASAKQLLEYADKALYIAKRNGRNRVESYKDEETRTVDVSERIMEAVIVKDPVQEYINLLHSKDTHTWEHSNRVAHYAILLAKELGVSEKEREKLYLTALLHDIGKLDIPQSILRKASRLTEEEYTIIKQHPILGVEKLQRHGDFPFKKEILEGVLYHHERWNGSGYPHRLKEKEIPLNARLLGIVDSFSAMTEERVYKKGIPTEKALFEIHSQMNSLYDPELVHAFLRAMKTSIPEQQVRKMSG; via the coding sequence ATGCCTTATCACTTAATTCTCGATGGAGTAATGGTAGTAGCGTATTTTTTTATTGCAGCCCAATTAAGTAAAAACATTCTTACACTAAATTCTCCAATTCCTCAAAAAATGATTGCTGGTGGGTTGGCAGGTGCATTTTCTCTACTCCTATGGATGTTTGTACCTGGAGCGCAGGAAGTGGACTTATCTTTCTATCATCTACCGATTCTTATCATTGGATTATTTGGTGGAGGAGCAGCATTAATCTGTGCGATGACCATTGTTTTTGGGGGATTGTCTGTAAAATTAGGAGGGGCAATTATCGTTGTGCCCTCAGTCTATTTTTTAGTAGGAATGTGGTTCTTACTTTCTATTCTTAATAGAAAGATTGATAATATATGGAACAAGTGGGTTTATTCCATTACATTAGTAACCATTTTAAGCTACTTCTTCGATTATTATAGATTTGCAAATCAGGATTCAACACCTTTTTGGGCTTTTGCCATGCTAAGTGCATTAACAGGTACTTTTTCCATGTACTTAATCTTACATGTGCATCGATCAAGAGTTGCATATACAGAGCTTGAAAGGAAGAATCAAAAACTTTCCGAACAGCATGATGAAATCCTACTTAAACAGAGTGAACTTTCACTAACAAAACAAAAATTTCAAACCGTAGTAGAAAGTGTTAGAGAGGTTATTTTCCAAACGAATCGGGAGGGAAAGATTGTTTTCCTAAATGCTGCCTGGGAGGAATTAACCTTATATAAGGTAGAGGATAGTTTAAACAAACATTATCTTTATTATGTTGTTCCCGAGGAAAGAACAAGGAACAGCAAAAAAATCAGTAAGTTGATAGATGAAAAACAAGCGCGGACACGTTTAGAAATTAAATTTTACACCAAAAAGCATGACGTACTTTGGATGGAGCTGAACATTTCATTTTCCTATGACAGTGATGGGAACTTATTAGGTACATTTGGAACAATGACAGATATTACAGAACGCCATAAATCAGAACAAATACTGAGCAAAACTCTAAAGGAATTAGAAGATATTAAATTTGCTATGGATGAATCTGTTGTTGTAATGGTTACCGATCCAACGGGAGTTATCTTAATGGTTAATGATTTATTTTGTAGCATTTCAGGTTATACAAAGGAAGAGCTTATAGGAAAACCACAGCAGCTTCTAAACTCTGGTTATCATCCACAGAGTTTTTATAAAACGATGTGGGAAACGTTGAACAGAAAAGAAGTTTGGCGTGGAGAGTTACGTAATAAATCAAAAAATGGAAGTTATTATTGGGTTGATTCCGTAATTGTTCCTCTATTGAATGAGGAAGGAGAAGTCCACCAATTTGTCACGATACAAAGTAATATAACGAAGCGTAAGTTGGCGGAACAGAAACTGGTTGAGGCCAATGACTTATTGCTAAAGCTATCTTCTGTTGATGGATTAACAGGGATAAATAATCGTCGTTCATTTGATGAGCGCCTTGCTTTTGAGTGGGATAAAGGATGTAGGACACAAACATCATCTCCGTTGTCTGCCATATTATTAGATGTTGACCACTTTAAGCTTTTTAATGATCATTACGGTCATCAACAAGGGGATGACTGCTTGAAAAAGGTTGCCAGGTTGATGGTTCGTGAATTGCCACGGACAACGGACTTTGGTGCAAGATATGGCGGAGAAGAATTTGTTATATTACTTCCCGATACTGGATTATTAGAGGCAACCACTATTGCTGAAGAGATTAGAAAAGGAATTCTCTCTTTACAAATCGAGCATGAAAAATCTAAGGTGTCTCCAATGATTACTGCTAGTCTGGGTGTTGCATCCATCATACCTTCAGAAGACGCTTCGGCAAAACAACTGTTAGAGTATGCCGATAAAGCACTTTATATTGCCAAGAGAAATGGCAGGAACCGAGTAGAGTCTTATAAAGATGAAGAAACACGCACGGTTGACGTTAGTGAAAGAATAATGGAAGCGGTCATAGTAAAAGACCCAGTCCAGGAATATATCAATTTATTGCATTCAAAAGATACTCACACTTGGGAGCATTCTAATCGTGTGGCTCATTATGCTATTTTACTTGCTAAAGAGCTAGGTGTCAGTGAGAAGGAAAGGGAAAAGCTCTATTTAACAGCCTTGCTCCATGATATAGGTAAATTAGATATTCCGCAGAGTATTCTTAGGAAGGCTAGTCGACTAACAGAAGAGGAATATACTATTATAAAACAGCATCCCATCTTAGGTGTAGAAAAATTGCAAAGACATGGAGATTTCCCATTTAAAAAAGAAATATTAGAGGGAGTCCTTTATCATCATGAGAGATGGAATGGTTCTGGTTATCCACATAGACTAAAAGAAAAGGAAATTCCATTGAACGCTCGTTTATTAGGAATCGTTGACTCTTTCTCGGCTATGACAGAAGAACGAGTGTATAAAAAAGGGATTCCAACTGAAAAAGCACTATTTGAAATTCACAGCCAGATGAATTCACTGTATGACCCAGAGCTTGTTCATGCGTTTTTAAGAGCAATGAAAACAAGTATCCCAGAACAACAAGTAAGGAAAATGTCAGGTTAA
- a CDS encoding NAD(P)H-binding protein encodes MKAKKALIAGATGLVGNELLHILLEAKEYETVTTIVRRPLSIKHPKLNEVIIDFDHLEEYSEHMVVDDVFCCLGTTIKKAKTKELMKKIDADYPLALARLTQKLGAKHFLLISSMNANPHSKIWYSQMKGKLEEELSTVPFQTISILRPSLLLGNRQEFRLGEKMAATIFKTVSFLFVGPLLKVKAIEGRQVAQSMYSIAQTNRQGVNIYPSDMLQRKITT; translated from the coding sequence ATGAAAGCGAAAAAAGCTTTAATAGCTGGTGCTACAGGACTTGTTGGGAATGAACTTTTACATATATTGCTTGAGGCAAAGGAATATGAAACGGTGACTACTATTGTAAGAAGACCTCTTTCCATAAAACATCCAAAACTTAATGAAGTAATTATTGATTTTGACCATCTTGAAGAATATTCCGAACATATGGTAGTAGATGATGTTTTTTGTTGTTTAGGAACAACAATTAAAAAAGCAAAAACAAAAGAATTGATGAAAAAGATAGATGCTGATTATCCTCTTGCCCTTGCTAGATTAACACAGAAACTGGGTGCCAAACATTTTCTTTTAATCAGTAGCATGAATGCTAATCCTCACTCGAAAATATGGTATTCACAAATGAAAGGGAAATTAGAGGAAGAGCTGTCAACCGTACCATTTCAAACGATTTCAATTCTTCGCCCATCACTATTACTTGGCAATAGACAGGAGTTTCGCTTAGGAGAGAAAATGGCTGCAACTATTTTCAAGACGGTGTCATTTCTATTTGTAGGTCCTTTATTAAAGGTAAAAGCAATCGAAGGAAGACAGGTAGCGCAATCAATGTATTCTATTGCACAAACTAATCGGCAGGGTGTGAATATCTATCCTTCTGATATGCTTCAAAGAAAGATAACTACATGA
- a CDS encoding metallophosphoesterase translates to MLLMIGAIVLAVLVYSSICFYIGYNGWVWLKARNLIQWKKIYIVVVICLSLSVFAGQLLPIYLFKIVSGLWLAVVGYSLIILPLTNLLVYFLKKRSIIWAGNLVGLFYLFVLIYGSFLAWNPIIHTFDIEVDKTAGERKELKVLMASDIHAGVLVGNDHLEKLVSIAKKENPDIILIPGDLIDDYIEPYLKQNMGEVMAKLDAPLGVYAVLGNHDYYGEDSKEILTEMEKVGITVLMDEWVKVENLYLIGRKDPTDESRQQLKEYLVGIDKSNPLIMLDHQPIDFSEASKQGIDVMLSGHTHKGQLFPASIVTNLLYENDYGYEKMEQLHSFVSSGFGIWGPPLRLGSQSEVFVINLTFTR, encoded by the coding sequence ATGCTTTTAATGATTGGTGCCATTGTATTGGCCGTTCTTGTATATAGTTCCATTTGTTTTTACATTGGCTATAATGGATGGGTTTGGCTAAAAGCGAGAAATCTAATTCAATGGAAGAAAATCTACATTGTCGTTGTTATTTGTTTATCATTGTCCGTTTTTGCCGGGCAGTTGTTACCTATCTATTTATTTAAGATTGTAAGTGGATTATGGTTAGCCGTTGTTGGGTATAGTTTAATTATTCTTCCTCTCACTAATCTTCTTGTCTATTTTTTGAAAAAAAGGTCTATAATTTGGGCTGGCAATTTAGTTGGCTTATTTTATTTATTTGTATTGATATATGGGTCTTTTCTTGCATGGAACCCGATTATACATACTTTTGATATTGAGGTTGATAAAACCGCTGGGGAACGAAAAGAATTAAAGGTGTTAATGGCCTCAGATATCCATGCTGGTGTTCTTGTTGGAAATGACCATTTAGAAAAGCTAGTTTCAATTGCGAAAAAGGAAAATCCCGATATAATTTTAATTCCTGGGGATCTAATCGATGATTACATTGAACCATATTTAAAACAAAATATGGGTGAAGTAATGGCAAAGCTTGATGCACCTCTAGGAGTATACGCTGTCCTTGGCAATCATGATTATTATGGTGAGGACTCAAAAGAAATACTTACTGAGATGGAAAAGGTGGGTATAACGGTATTAATGGATGAATGGGTGAAGGTAGAAAACCTTTATTTAATTGGTAGAAAGGATCCTACTGATGAAAGTAGACAACAGTTAAAGGAATATTTAGTCGGGATCGATAAAAGTAACCCTCTCATCATGCTTGATCATCAACCCATTGACTTTTCAGAAGCTAGTAAACAAGGAATTGATGTTATGCTGTCAGGACATACGCATAAAGGGCAACTCTTTCCTGCGAGTATTGTGACAAATCTTCTTTACGAAAATGACTATGGGTATGAAAAAATGGAACAATTACATAGCTTTGTCTCATCTGGATTTGGTATATGGGGTCCGCCACTAAGACTGGGGAGTCAATCAGAAGTGTTTGTAATTAATCTTACTTTTACACGGTAA